One Branchiostoma floridae strain S238N-H82 chromosome 15, Bfl_VNyyK, whole genome shotgun sequence DNA window includes the following coding sequences:
- the LOC118431599 gene encoding collagen alpha-3(IX) chain-like, with product MCVLPWLNGSLAGNGFLGPPTPTGPPGPSGQTELVLPGNLTGVVGPPGLPGPPGPIGPPGLPGSAGGPPGPPGPIGPRGVSGPKGNQGQPGPEGQSGTQGPPGRRGPKGDRGPRGPEGQSGLQGPPGWPGPPGGPPGPSGPKGEKGDKGKKGPPGPPGKKGKSKREARRYRFVYTKNVRVKG from the coding sequence ATGTGTGTGCTCCCTTGGCTAAACGGGTCGTTGGCAGGGAATGGGTTTTTGGGCCCACCGACCCCAACAGGGCCACCGGGACCTTCCGGACAGACGGAGCTCGTCTTGCCGGGAAACCTGACCGGAGTCGTCGGGCCTCCTGGGCTTCCGGGCCCGCCGGGACCTATCGGGCCACCCGGTCTTCCGGGGTCCGCTGGGGGGCCTCCTGGACCACCCGGACCTATCGGGCCACGCGGAGTTTCCGGGCCAAAGGGAAACCAAGGGCAACCCGGACCCGAAGGGCAATCCGGTACCCAGGGGCCACCAGGGCGTAGAGGCCCAAAAGGAGACCGAGGGCCACGCGGGCCTGAGGGGCAAAGCGGGCTCCAAGGCCCGCCCGGATGGCCGGGGCCTCCCGGGGGGCCGCCTGGGCCATCCGGACCTAAAGGAGAGAAGGGAGACAAGGGCAAGAAGGGACCCCCTGGACCCCCAGGAAAGAAGGGAAAAAGTAAAAGGGAAGCAAGGAGATATCGATTTGTTTACACAAAAAATGTAAGGGTCAAGGGTTAG